From a single Sander vitreus isolate 19-12246 chromosome 2, sanVit1, whole genome shotgun sequence genomic region:
- the ecpas gene encoding proteasome adapter and scaffold protein ECM29: MAAQDELNQLERVFLRLGHAETDEQLQDIISKFLPPVLLKLSSVQEGVRKKVMELLVHLNKRIKSRPKIQLPVETLLVQYQDPAAASFVTNFTIIYIKMGYPRLEVGKQCELAPTLLTAMEGKPQPQQDSLMHLLIPTLYHMKYPADTSKIVFPFNLTERPKTVQLLLEFMLDVLLMPYGFVLNESPTRPAPSSSQGSSAEGTVAAGGQGLPQPPPGMSVYAAKRVIGETQWSAEQLEQCKLGIVKFMEAKQVPEVETVVHLVVASSDTRHSVATAADLELKSKQSIIDWNNPLIINKMYKVYLGDVPLKTKGGNVKQELKHEPVSTRVKLKILPHLLRSRLAAECFPANIQVVYDGLFGANTNNKLLSLTLQFVHHICMVCPDTNKPLGLMLLNGLTKLINEYKEDPKLLSVAYSAVGKLSSRMPQLFTKDIALVQQFFESMCKEEADVRLAIQEALSMMVGAYANLQGALLNLMEALVAAYIGKPEVQVRQVAMKFASTVFGPDHVPSRYLLLLAAGDPREEVSGEAKKVLRAFPTKTSEKEGPKPMPSFPDMVAYVQEKAAQRIKTPAKYIVGTSTIPFNPSAFGEIVLYLRMCLAHSAGVIPMSTRLADMQDDAPAIGRYVHTLLSSESQSKGSEANPVHIYMDLLQQLLSAVGGITVMYCLLEMVSVCPDKLAPKFIDKIDWIKSLMNTNKEDMRELAAQLYAVVVSTMTGNELQAAVHNLLKITKDNHSPESQHGAILALGYMVGRYMSKKKAVTSGDSTHDMEQQMSITSQGDDELVAMATKTIGSFLDSSIALLAVAACTALGEIGRNGTLLIPADGVGFTKLSVVENLLARIPSGKESTKMKERSIQTLGYLPVGDGDFPHQKKLLQGLMDSVEAKQVELQFAVGEAITSVAIGTSSGAARDPWTCTEDQYTPPHNVKNNDVVPWVLNSILARYIPSQNPHVRQAACIWLLSLVRKLSQHKEIVSHLKEIQVAFISVLSDPDELSQDVASKGLGLVYEMGGEDDQQELVSTLVETLMTGKRVKHTVSEDTEVFQGEGLGKTPDGHGLTTYKELCSLASDLNQPDLVYKFMNLANHHAMWNSRKGAAFGFHMIAAKAGEQLAPFLPQLVPRLYRYQFDPNLSIRQAMTSIWDALVTDKTLVDKYLKEILQDVLSNLTSNTWRVRESSCLALNDLIRGRQADDLIDHLAEMWETLFRVLDDIKESVRKAADLTLKTLSKVCTRMCESTGSAAQRTVAVLLPTLLEKGIVSNVSEVRSLSIQTLVKVSKTAGARLKPHAARLIPALLEALSTLEPQVLNYLSLRATEQEKSAMDAARLSAAKSSPIMETVNMCLQHLDVSVLGELVPRLCELLKSGVGLGTKGGCASVIVSLTVQCPQDLAPYSGKLMSALLNGIHDRSTVVQKAFAFALGHLVRTAKDGSVEKLLLKLNSWYLEKEEPVYKSSCALTMHAISHYSPDVLKGHAGVALPLAFLGMHQAPGPDEEKGESHDATLWAEVWQENVPGSFGGIRLYMTELIAITQKALLSQSWKMKAQGAAAMATVAKEQTGSLVAPHLGMVLTALMQGLSGRTWAGKEELLKAIGSVISKCSTELKKPCAGQPTISEVLEVVLKECRKESLVYKMAALRCAGDVLHSSQEDRFSDMAEILFPLIKKNCPESGGASLRSRDDDDDDDRDVKEKELQTEALLCALETLGKSWPRNPQTQARFQVEVCSLMCEKLKLSTWRVQLGVLQSMKAYFKELLLLEKGSEDFNALSQILTETCAALTYPLENKNYSSVRTEALSVVDLIVKRTGESEQWDCVSVKSREQLQRSLSTLQSDSRPDLRDKAQELRRHIQSQP; the protein is encoded by the exons ATGGCTGCCCAGGATGAACTCA ATCAACTGGAACGTGTGTTCCTACGCCTGGGCCATGCAGAAACAGATGAACAGCTACAGGACATTATCTCCAAGTTCCTACCCCCTGTGCTCCTCAAACTCTCCAGCGTTCAGGAGGGTGTACGAAAGAAA GTAATGGAGTTGTTGGTCCACTTGAACAAGAGGATAAAAAGCCGACCTAAGATTCAGCTACCAGTAGAAACTTTGCTGGTACAGTACCAAGATCCCGCAGCCGCCTCCTTTGTGACG AATTTCACCATCATCTACATCAAAATGGGCTACCCACGTCTGGAGGTGGGAAAACAGTGCGAGCTGGCCCCCACCCTTCTCACTGCCATGGAAGGCAAGCCACAGCCACAGCAGGACAG CCTGATGCACCTGCTGATCCCTACTCTTTACCATATGAAGTATCCTGCAGACACCTCCAagattgtttttccttttaactTAACTGAGAGGCCAAAGAccgtgcagctgctgctggagttCATGTTGGATGTTTTACTGATGCCTTATGG GTTTGTGCTGAATGAATCCCCGACTCGCCctgctccctcctcctcccaggGAAGTTCTGCAGAAGGGACAGTGGCTGCAGGTGGCCAGGGTCTCCCCCAGCCTCCCCCAGGGATGAGTGTCTATGCTGCCAAGAGGGTGATTGGAGAAACCCAGTGGAGCGCTGAGCAGCTAGAGCAG TGTAAGCTGGGCATAGTAAAGTTCATGGAGGCAAAGCAAGTCCCAGAGGTGGAGACAGTGGTGCACCTGGTGGTGGCGTCAAGCGACACCCGACACAGTGTGGCCACTGCAGCTGATCTGGAGCTGAAGAGCAAACAGAG CATCATCGATTGGAACAATCCTCTAATTATCAACAAGATGTATAAGGTGTATCTGGGGGATGTTCCTCTTAAAACAAAG GGAGGCAATGTGAAGCAAGAGCTGAAACACGAACCAGTAAGCACAAGAGTCAAACTGAAGATCCTGCCACATCTTCTGCGGTCACGCCTAGCCGCAGAGTGCTTTCCAGCTAACATCCAG GTTGTGTATGATGGTCTGTTTGGAGccaacaccaacaacaaacTTCTGTCTCTCACCTTGCAGTTTGTCCATCACATCTGCATGGT atGTCCTGACACTAATAAACCTTTGGGACTAATGCTGCTTAATGGCCTCACCAAGCTCATCAACGAATACAAGGAG GATCCAAAGTTGCTAAGTGTTGCCTACTCTGCTGTTGGAAAGCTGTCAAG CCGCATGCCACAGCTGTTTACTAAGGATATTGCACTTGTACAGCAGTTTTTTGAGTCCATGTGCAAG GAGGAGGCTGATGTCCGTCTGGCCATTCAGGAAGCTTTGTCTATGATGGTTGGAGCTTATGCCAACCTACAGGGGGCACTGCTGAACCTAATGGAGGCCCTGGTGGCTGCATACATTGGAAAG CCGGAGGTGCAAGTTCGCCAGGTGGCCATGAAGTTTGCCAGCACAGTGTTTGGACCTGATCATGTGCCATCAAgatacctgctgctgctggcagctGGAGACCC GAGGGAGGAGGTGTCTGGGGAGGCCAAGAAGGTGCTGAGAGCTTTTCCTACCAAGACGTCGGAGAAGGAGGGACCAAAGCCAATGCCCTCCTTTCCTGACATGGTGGCCTATGTCCAGGAGAAG GCGGCTCAGAGGATCAAGACTCCAGCTAAGTACATTGTTGGAACCTCAACTATTCCTTTCAACCCGTCTGCGTTTGGGGAG ATCGTGCTCTACCTGAGGATGTGTTTAGCCCACAGCGCCGGGGTCATACCCATGTCCACGCGCCTGGCAGACATGCAGGATGATGCACCAGCCATCGGACGCTACGTCCACACACTGCTGTCCTCCGAGTCTCAGTCAAAGGGTTCTGAGGCCAACCCTGTTCATATCTACATGgatctgctgcagcagctgctgtctgctgtgGGGG gAATCACAGTTATGTACTGTCTACTGGAGATGGTGTCTGTCTGCCCAGACAAACTGGCTCCTAAATTTATTGATAAAATTGACTGGATTAAA AGTCTGATGAACACAAATAAGGAGGACATGAGGGAGCTCGCAGCCCAACTCTATGCTGTGGTGGTTTCCACCATGACTGGCAATGAGCTGCAGGCGGCTGTGCACAATCTGCTCAAAATCACCAAAGACAACCAT AGTCCTGAGAGTCAGCATGGCGCCATCTTGGCTCTCGGTTACATGGTGGGAAGGTACATGAGCAAAAAGAAAGCTGTCACCTCTGGCGACTCTACGCACGACATGGAGCAGCAAATGAGCATCACCTCACAAGGAGATGATGAACTTGTTGCCATGGCCACCAAGACAATTG GTTCCTTCCTTGATAGCAGTATTGCACTTCTGGCTGTAGCAGCGTGTACAGCTCTGGGAGAAATAGGCCGTAATGGCACCCTGCTGATCCCTGCAGATGGGGTGGGCTTCACCAAACTTTCAGTCGTGGAAAACCTGCTGGCTCGCATCCCTTCTGGCAAGGAAAGCACAAAG ATGAAGGAGCGATCAATCCAGACCTTGGGTTACCTACCTGTGGGAGATGGAGACTTCCCTCACCAGAAGAAGCTGCTGCAGGGTCTCATGGACTCTGTAGAG GCCAAACAGGTGGAGCTGCAGTTTGCAGTTGGTGAGGCTATAACCAGTGTTGCAATAGGCACCAGCTCTGGAGCTGCCAGAGACCCGTGGACCTGCACCGAGGACCAATACACCCCTCCACACA ATGTGAAAAATAATGATGTGGTTCCTTGGGTCCTCAATTCCATCCTGGCCAGGTATATTCCCAGCCAGAACCCCCATGTCCGACAGGCAGCCTGCATATGGCTGCTTTCCCTGGTCAGGAAACTCAGCCAACACAAGGAAATTGTG TCCCATTTGAAGGAGATTCAGGTGGCCTTCATCTCTGTTCTCTCAGACCCTGATG AGTTGAGTCAGGATGTGGCGTCTAAAGGCCTGGGCCTCGTCTATGAGATGGGAGGAGAGGATGACCAGCAGGAACTGGTGTCTACCCTGGTGGAAACACTCATGACTGGCAAAAG AGTGAAACACACCGTTTCAGAAGATACAGAGGTGTTCCAAGGAGAAGGTTTGGGGAAAACACCTGATGG TCATGGCCTGACCACATATAAGGAGCTCTGCTCACTGGCCAGCGACCTGAATCAACCAGATCTCGTCTACAAGTTCATGAACCTAGCCAATCATCATGCCATGTGGAACTCCCGCAAG GGAGCGGCTTTTGGTTTCCACATGATCGCAGCCAAGGCCGGAGAGCAGCTGGCTCCATTTCTGCCCCAGCTTGTGCCCCGCCTGTACCGCTACCAGTTTGACCCCAACCTGAGCATTCGTCAGGCCATGACCAGCATCTGGGACGCCTTGGTCACTGATAAGACCCTG GTTGATAAGTATCTTAAGGAGATCCTGCAGGACGTTCTTTCCAACTTGACCAGTAACACCTGGAGAGTGCGCGAGTCCAG CTGCCTGGCCCTGAATGACCTGATTCGTGGCCGGCAAGCTGATGATCTCATTGATCACCTGGCAGAAATGTGGGAGACATTGTTCAGAGTCCTTGATGACATAAAG GAATCTGTAAGGAAAGCAGCAGACCTAACACTGAAGACACTCAGTAAG GTGTGCACTCGTATGTGTGAGTCTACAGGCTCTGCAGCCCAGCGAACTGTGGCGGTACTGTTACCTACCCTGCTGGAAAAAGGCATCGTTAGCAATGTCTCAGAGGTCCGCTCACTAAG TATTCAGACTCTGGTGAAAGTAAGTAAGACGGCCGGTGCCAGACTAAAGCCTCATGCTGCCCGGTTGATCCCGGCCCTGCTGGAGGCCCTTAGCACCCTGGAGCCTCAGGTCCTCAACTACCTCAGTCTCAGAGCCACAGAGCAAGAAAAG AGTGCCATGGACGCTGCCAGGCTAAGTGCTGCCAAGTCCTCTCCAATAATGGAGACAGTTAACatg TGTCTGCAGCACCTCGATGTTTCCGTGCTGGGAGAGCTGGTTCCCAGGCTCTGTGAACTGCTCAAGAGCGGAGTAGGCTTGGGCACCAAG GGTGGCTGTGCTAGTGTAATTGTTTCACTCACAGTGCAGTGCCCCCAGGACCTTGCCCCATACTCAG gtaAACTGATGAGTGCCCTGTTGAATGGTATTCATGACAGAAGCACCGTGGTACAGAAAGCATTTGCCTTTGCTTTGGGACACTTGGTCAGG ACCGCAAAAGATGGCAGTGTAGAGAAACTACTACTGAAGCTCAACAGCTGGTACTTGGAGAAAGAAG AGCCAGTGTACAAGTCCTCATGTGCGTTGACCATGCACGCCATCAGCCACTACAGTCCTGATGTGCTGAAGGGCCATGCAGGAGTGGCTCTGCCACTGGCCTTCCTGGGTATGCACCAGGCTCCAGGTCCGgatgaggagaaaggagagagccATGATGCCACGCTGTGGGCTGAGGTGTGGCAGGAGAATGTCCCAG GAAGCTTTGGAGGTATCAGACTCTACATGACAGAGCTGATCGCTATCACACAGAAGGCACTGCTGTCCCAGTCCTGGAAGATGAAGGCTCAGGGTGCAGCTGCTATGGCAACCGTTGCCAAGGAACAGACAGGCTCATTGGTGGCACCACATCTTGGCATGGTGCTAACGGCTTTAATGCAGGGACTATCTGGACGCACATGGGCTGGCAAG GAGGAGCTATTGAAAGCCATTGGATCAGTAATCTCCAAATGCAG CACTGAGCTGAAGAAGCCTTGCGCAGGACAACCCACCATCTCTGAGGTGCTGGAGGTTGTGTTGAAGGAATGTCGTAAGGAGAGTCTGGTGTACAAAATGGCTGCTCTGCGCTGCGCTGGAGATGTGCTTCACAGCAGCCAGGAGGACCGTTTCAGCGACATGGCTGAGATCCTTTTTCCTCTGATCAAGAAG AACTGCCCAGAGAGCGGTGGTGCATCACTGAGGTCacgggatgatgatgatgatgatgatagagaTGTGAAGGAGAAAGAGCTGCAGACAGAAGCTCTACTTTGTGCTCTTGAGACTCTTGGAAAGTCTTGGCCCAGAAATCCACAGACTCAGG ctCGTTTCCAGGTGGAGGTGTGCAGCCTCATGTGTGAGAAGCTCAAGCTAAGCACCTGGAGAGTCCAGCTTGGTGTTCTACAGTCTATGAAGGCATACTTCAAAGA GTTATTGCTGCTTGAGAAGGGAAGTGAAGACTTCAATGCATTGTCACAGATCCTCACAGAGACCTGTGCTGCTCTCACTTACCCATTAG aaAACAAAAATTACTCCTCTGTGAGGACAGAGGCTTTGTCAGTTGTGGATCTGATTGTAAAGAGAACTGGAG AGAGTGAACAGTgggactgtgtgtctgtgaagaGCCGGGAGCAGCTGCAGCGCTCCCTGTCAACGCTGCAGTCAGATAGCAGACCTGACCTGAGGGATAAGGCCCAGGAGCTGCGCAGACACATCCAAAGCCaaccctga